A single Parabacteroides timonensis DNA region contains:
- a CDS encoding bifunctional UDP-N-acetylmuramoyl-tripeptide:D-alanyl-D-alanine ligase/alanine racemase, whose amino-acid sequence MEYSIKEIVGIIGAKANNLQDSTISILLTDSRRLSFPEQSLFFALKTKTNDGHRYIKELYKLRVRNFVVSDMLPEFEALQDANFLVVKDTLKALQKLAIYHRKRFNIPVIGITGSNGKTIVKEFLYQLLHKEFNIVRSPRSYNSQLGVPLSVWQMSEKNTLGIFEAGISQPDEMENLRPIIAPTIGIITNIGEAHQENFISTTQKCLEKLTLFNDCEAIIYDGDDVFISNCIESACLSHKAIAWSRTDSDAPLYIESIEKKENETVIRCTLLGLTQKYVIPFTDDASIENVIHCMAVILFLKPTSVNDTKKFSQLEPVAMRLDVKQGINNCMLINDTYNSDINSLDIALDFQQSRHVDKNLKCTLILSDILQSGTLPKSLYKKVADLVRRKKIDRIIGIGRDLKEYGAAFDMEKEFYNTTDEFLKSPTFKQFKDELILLKGSRHFHFERISELLEKKVHETILEVNLDAVVHNFNYYRSKLKPETKMVCMVKAFGYGAGSYELAKTLQEHRCDYLAVAVADEGAELRKEGISIPIIVMNPEFSSFNVLFENNLEPEIYSFRLLDAMIKETERRGITSYPIHIKIDTGMHRLGFQPSDVPAICERLKEQSGVTARSIFSHLVGSDSSIFDDFTKKQLDTFSAAAAELESILEYKVIKHILNSAGIERFTNYQMDMVRLGIGLYGVSASGIKGLRNVSTLRTTILQIQHVPAGDSIGYSRKTYVDRDSRIAIIPIGYADGLDRHFSNRGGEVSIAGKRCPIVGNICMDACMIDVTDTNAQEGDPVIVFGEELPVSELSDKLKTIPYEILTSVSPRVKRVYYRE is encoded by the coding sequence ATGGAATACTCAATAAAAGAAATCGTCGGAATTATTGGCGCCAAAGCAAACAACCTGCAAGATAGCACCATCAGCATATTGCTGACCGACAGTCGCCGGCTCTCTTTTCCGGAACAAAGTCTCTTCTTTGCCCTTAAGACAAAGACTAACGATGGACACAGATATATAAAAGAACTCTACAAACTGCGCGTACGCAACTTTGTTGTAAGCGATATGCTTCCTGAGTTCGAAGCGCTTCAGGATGCCAACTTCCTGGTGGTGAAGGATACGCTGAAAGCGCTTCAAAAACTGGCCATCTATCATCGCAAACGGTTTAATATACCTGTAATCGGTATTACCGGAAGCAACGGGAAAACGATTGTAAAGGAGTTCCTTTACCAATTGTTGCATAAGGAGTTCAACATCGTACGTTCTCCCCGCAGCTACAACTCACAACTGGGTGTGCCGCTATCCGTCTGGCAGATGAGCGAAAAGAATACATTGGGTATTTTCGAGGCAGGTATTTCTCAACCGGACGAGATGGAAAATCTTCGCCCGATCATTGCTCCGACTATCGGTATCATTACTAATATAGGTGAAGCACACCAGGAAAACTTTATCTCCACAACACAGAAATGTCTGGAGAAACTCACATTGTTCAACGACTGTGAAGCGATCATCTACGACGGAGATGATGTATTTATCTCCAACTGTATAGAGTCTGCTTGCCTCTCCCATAAAGCAATTGCCTGGAGCCGTACGGACTCGGATGCCCCGCTTTATATCGAATCGATCGAAAAGAAAGAGAATGAAACGGTGATTCGTTGTACGTTGCTGGGATTGACCCAAAAGTATGTAATCCCTTTCACCGACGATGCATCCATCGAGAATGTGATCCACTGCATGGCAGTAATACTTTTCCTGAAGCCAACCAGTGTAAACGATACGAAAAAGTTCTCTCAGTTGGAGCCTGTTGCCATGCGTCTCGACGTAAAGCAGGGTATCAACAACTGTATGTTGATAAACGACACATACAATTCGGATATCAACTCGCTGGATATCGCCCTCGACTTCCAGCAGAGCCGTCACGTGGACAAGAATCTGAAATGCACGCTAATCCTCTCCGATATCCTGCAATCCGGCACATTACCGAAGTCCCTCTATAAGAAGGTAGCCGACCTGGTTCGCCGTAAAAAGATAGACCGCATTATCGGTATCGGCCGCGACCTGAAAGAGTATGGCGCAGCATTCGATATGGAAAAGGAATTCTACAATACAACAGACGAGTTCCTTAAATCGCCGACTTTCAAACAGTTTAAAGATGAACTGATCCTGCTTAAAGGTTCACGCCATTTCCACTTCGAACGTATCTCGGAACTGTTGGAGAAGAAGGTACATGAAACAATTCTGGAAGTAAACCTCGATGCAGTGGTGCATAACTTCAACTATTACCGTTCGAAGTTGAAACCGGAAACAAAGATGGTCTGTATGGTGAAAGCCTTCGGATACGGAGCCGGTTCATACGAGCTTGCCAAGACATTGCAGGAACATCGTTGCGATTACCTGGCCGTTGCCGTTGCCGACGAAGGCGCGGAACTCCGCAAAGAGGGTATCTCTATTCCGATCATTGTAATGAACCCGGAATTCAGCAGTTTCAACGTCCTGTTCGAAAACAACCTGGAGCCGGAGATATATAGCTTCCGTCTATTGGATGCCATGATAAAGGAAACGGAACGCAGAGGTATCACCTCCTACCCGATCCATATCAAGATCGATACGGGAATGCACCGCCTGGGCTTCCAGCCAAGTGATGTCCCGGCCATCTGTGAACGGTTGAAAGAGCAAAGCGGCGTTACGGCACGCTCCATCTTCTCCCATCTGGTTGGCAGCGACTCTTCCATCTTCGATGATTTTACAAAGAAACAACTGGATACATTCAGTGCAGCAGCAGCCGAACTGGAAAGTATTCTGGAATACAAAGTGATCAAACATATTCTGAACTCTGCAGGGATCGAACGCTTCACGAACTACCAGATGGATATGGTTCGTTTAGGCATCGGACTATATGGAGTAAGCGCTTCCGGCATAAAAGGATTGCGCAACGTCAGTACCCTGCGTACTACCATCCTTCAAATACAACACGTCCCGGCAGGCGACTCGATCGGTTACAGCCGGAAAACATACGTCGACCGCGACTCACGCATCGCCATCATCCCGATCGGTTATGCCGATGGCCTCGACCGCCACTTCAGTAACCGGGGAGGTGAAGTTTCCATCGCCGGAAAACGTTGCCCGATAGTCGGCAATATTTGTATGGATGCCTGCATGATCGACGTCACCGACACCAATGCCCAGGAGGGCGATCCGGTCATCGTCTTTGGCGAAGAACTGCCGGTAAGCGAGCTGTCCGACAAACTCAAAACAATACCTTATGAGATACTGACATCGGTTTCTCCAAGGGTGAAGAGAGTATATTACAGGGAATAA
- a CDS encoding enoyl-ACP reductase FabI, which yields MSHNLLKGKRGIIFGALNEMSIAWKVAERAVEEGAIITLSNTPVAVRMGEVDALAKKLNAEVLPADATSVEDLEMVFSKSVEILGGKIDFVLHSIGMSPNVRKKRTYDDLDYGMLEKTLDISAVSFHKMLQVAKKQDAIAQGGSVLALSYVAAQRTFFGYNDMADAKSLLESIARSFGYIYGREKGVRINTISQSPTMTTAGSGVKGMEHLLDFSNKMSPLGNATADECADYCVMMFSDLTRKVTMQNLYHDGGFSSMGMSLRAMNQYSKGLEEFTDENGNIIYG from the coding sequence ATGAGTCATAATTTATTGAAAGGAAAGAGAGGCATTATCTTCGGTGCGCTGAATGAAATGTCGATCGCCTGGAAGGTGGCAGAAAGAGCAGTAGAGGAAGGTGCAATCATTACGTTAAGTAATACACCGGTTGCCGTTCGTATGGGCGAAGTAGATGCCCTGGCAAAGAAACTGAATGCAGAAGTACTGCCGGCGGACGCTACAAGCGTTGAAGACCTGGAAATGGTATTCTCAAAATCAGTAGAAATACTGGGAGGTAAAATAGATTTCGTATTACATTCTATCGGTATGAGTCCAAATGTACGTAAGAAACGTACCTACGATGATCTGGATTACGGAATGCTTGAAAAGACGTTGGATATCTCTGCTGTTTCTTTTCATAAGATGCTGCAGGTTGCTAAAAAACAGGATGCTATTGCACAAGGGGGATCTGTTCTGGCTCTCTCGTATGTAGCTGCACAACGTACATTCTTCGGTTACAACGATATGGCGGATGCCAAGAGCTTGCTGGAATCGATTGCACGCAGCTTCGGATATATCTATGGACGCGAAAAAGGGGTTCGTATCAATACAATCTCTCAGTCGCCAACAATGACTACAGCCGGTAGCGGTGTGAAAGGAATGGAACACCTGTTGGATTTCTCCAACAAAATGAGTCCGCTGGGTAACGCTACTGCCGACGAATGTGCAGACTATTGCGTCATGATGTTCTCCGACCTCACTCGTAAGGTAACGATGCAGAATCTTTACCACGACGGCGGCTTCTCAAGTATGGGTATGAGCCTTCGTGCCATGAACCAGTACAGCAAAGGATTAGAAGAGTTTACCGACGAAAACGGTAATATCATTTACGGCTAA
- a CDS encoding L-threonylcarbamoyladenylate synthase, producing the protein MLIKIYPENPNPREIDKVIEVLRDGGLVIYPTDTVYAIGCDALNVRAVEKICQMKGINPQKSNLAIICYDLSNLSEYAKVNNAAFKLMKKNLPGPFTFILPTSSELPKIYKNRKEVGIRVPDNNIIRTLVKELGNPILTMSVHDDDDMIEYTTDPELIHEKYEDLVDLVIDGGYGGFEASTVVDCTTDDFEIIRQGKGILE; encoded by the coding sequence ATGCTAATAAAGATCTACCCGGAAAATCCCAATCCAAGGGAAATAGACAAAGTTATCGAAGTTCTCCGCGACGGAGGTCTGGTAATTTATCCGACCGACACAGTTTATGCAATCGGTTGTGATGCATTAAATGTCCGTGCTGTCGAAAAGATCTGTCAAATGAAAGGTATCAATCCTCAAAAGAGCAACCTGGCCATCATTTGTTACGACCTTTCAAATTTAAGTGAATATGCCAAGGTTAATAATGCAGCATTCAAATTGATGAAAAAGAACCTGCCGGGGCCTTTCACCTTCATTCTGCCGACAAGCAGCGAATTGCCTAAGATATATAAGAACAGAAAAGAAGTCGGTATCCGTGTGCCTGATAATAACATTATCCGTACACTGGTAAAAGAACTGGGAAACCCGATCCTGACCATGTCGGTACACGATGACGACGATATGATCGAATACACTACCGACCCGGAACTTATACACGAAAAGTATGAAGACCTGGTAGACCTTGTAATCGACGGAGGCTATGGAGGCTTCGAAGCATCGACGGTCGTAGATTGTACGACAGATGATTTTGAAATCATACGTCAGGGAAAAGGTATACTGGAATAA